The following DNA comes from Sphingopyxis sp. BSN-002.
TCGGTGTCGGTGACCTTCGCGATGGCCGTCTCGTCGGGCGGGCGTTTGAAGACGTGCGGCGCGACCACCTTCGGAAAGAACAGGCCCCAGACGCACAGGTCGCCGAGCCGGCTGTCGGCATATTCCTCGATCCACCGCGCCTGCGCGCGTTCGCGCGCGCCCTTCGGCAGCGCGGGCACGTCGGGATAGGCCTCGTCGAGATATTCGGCGATCACGGTCGAATCATTCACGACCAGATCGCCGTCGATCAGCACCGGAATGCGGCGCAGTGGGCTCAGTTTCGAAAATTCGTCATTGCCATAGAAGGGCGTGATCGGGTCGAGCTCATAGTCGAGCCCCTTCAGATGGAGGAGCGCGAGGATCTTGCGAACATAGGGCGAGACGGGGCTGCCGACGATCAGCATTGCTTGGTCCTTGTTGATCGGTTCAGGGCTCGACAACGATGCCGGCCTTGGGATCGGCGCGGCCTTCGAGCATTTCCCTGTACGCGGCAAGCGCGGCTTCGCCGCCGCTGCGCTTGTCGATGCGCGCGAGGCGCGGCGCGACGTCCATGAAACCGAGCCAGGCTTCGGCGATCTTTTGCCCGAACGCCGGCCCGCCCCAGTCGGCGATGCGTTTCTGACTGCGGCCGGGTGCGAAGAAGCCCTGCCGCTCGGGACCGGGAAGCGCGGCCTCGCCCGCATCGGAATCCCAGTGCGACTTGCCGACGATGATCGAGACCTGGAGCTTGTTTCCGAAATGGCTGTGCACCGCACGCGTCACCGCGCCATTGCCCGCCATGTCGACCAGCGCCGAAGGCGTCGCCGCGTTCAACGTCATGATGTCGTCATAGGCGATGACGCGGTCGTAAATATGCTGCGCGTCGAGATCGGCGACATTGGCCTTGCTGGTGAGCCCGATCGTCTGCGGACGGTGTCCCTGTCGCTGCGCGATCGAGAAGCCGAGTCCGATCCCGGTCTTGCTCGACGCGCTCGCGATCAAAATCTGCTCGGCGCCATAGTCGCCCTCATCCTCGAACTGGTCGGCGATCAGCCAGCCGGTCAGGAACAGCGGACGGAAGACCGGCCAATAATCATGGTCAGCAGCGCGGTAATCGTGCAGCGCCTCGATCCGTTGATAATTATTGTAGATCGGTGGCAGCGTCGTGCGCCGCGGGGTCACGTCGGTGAAACCGCCGGGGCCTGCCCCGCCGCTCGTAAGCACCGCATCGCTCGCCATCGGATAATAGCCATAGAAACGGTCGCCCGGCGCGATCCCGTCGGCGGCGCTTTCGGTGACGGTTGCGAAACCCCACACGGGCAGCCGCCCCGGCTCGCCGCGCTCGGCGAAGAAATCCCAATAGCCCTGATCGTTGCCGAACAGACCCGCAGGCTTGCCGAACACCGCATAGGTGATGTTGTTCGCGGTCATCGCATAGCTGTCGAGACGGACGCGTACCTGTCCGGGTGCGAGCGGCGCTGACGGATCGTCGACCAGCCCCGCCTGTGTGACGTCGTCGCGATCGATGTCGATTGCCCAATTCATTGCCGGACCCCTCCTTTGATTTTCGCGCATCCGCGCGAGGGCGGATTATCTTGCTCGCAAACGAGCTATGGCGGATAGTCTTGCAGATGGCGAAGTCCCTGACAATTGCGGTAAAGCGCATTCATGACGCGGCGGAGGCAAGTGACGGCGCGCGTTTCCTCGTCGACCGGCTCTGGCCGCGCGGCGTCTCGAAGGAAAAGGCCGCGCTTGCCGCCTGGCTGAAGCCGCTGTCGCCGAGCGAGGCTTTGCGCAAACGCTATCATGGCGAGACCGTCGATTCGGAGGAAGCGTGGGACGCCTTCCGCCTCGACTATTTTGCCGAACTCGACGCGGGCGGTGAAGAGGTGAAGGCCGCGCTGTTCGTTCTCGACGCGGCTAAGCAAGCGGGGCCGGTGACCCTGCTCTATGCCGCGAAAAGCCCCGAGCGGAACAATGCGCTCGCGCTGCGCGAATGGCTGGCGCGCCGCTAGGCGACGGCCCCGAACAGCGACCCGATCGCGATCGTCGCGGCCATCGCCATCGCCCCCCAGAAGGTTACGCGCACCACGGGGCGCAGCATCGGTGCATTGCCCGCCCATGCGCCGAGCGCGCCGAGCAGCGCCAGGAAGATCAGCGACGCTGCCGACACCGTCCACGGGAGCGAGGTGCCGCGATCGAGAAACACCGTCGCGAGCGGTAGCGCCGCCCCCACGGTAAAGCTTGCCGCCGAAGCCGCGGCGGCCTGAATCGGCCGCGCCGCCGTCGCGTCGGTCATCCCCAGTTCGTCGCGCAGATGGGTGTCGAGCGCGTCATGCGCGGTGAGCTGCGCCGCGACCTGTTCGGCGAGCGCGCGGTCGAGTCCGCGCTGCTCGTAAATCTGCGTCAATTCCTCGAGCTCGAACTCGGGATCGGCCGCAAGGTGCCGCTTCTCCAGCTCGACGTCGGATTTTTCGGCGTCGAGCTGCGAACTCACCGACACATATTCGCCGGCGGCCATCGACATCGCGCCCGCGACGAGTCCTGCGGTGCCGGTGACGAGTATCGAGGATTGCGACGTTCCCGCCGCCGCGACGCCCGCGATCAGGCTGGCGGTCGAGACGATCCCGTCGTTGGCGCCGAGGATCGCGGCGCGCAGCCATCCGATCCGCGTGACGGCATGGGTTTCCTCGTGCATCGCGGCACTCCCTGCTGCGGGAGGCGCCCACGATCAGCGGGCGCGCTCCGACTTCAGCCCTGCTGCCGCGATCCCGGCGGCGGCGCAAGCGGCATCGTCGGCGGGTGCTTCGCCCGAGGCACCGACCCCGCCCAGTCGCGTGCGCCCGTCGGCGCTGAAGACCGGCACGCCGCCCGGCACCGTCACGACATGCGGCGCGTCGGCAAAGCCCGGCGTGCCCTTGGCCGCCGCCTCCATCCCGCTTGTCGGGAAACCCCACGCGGCAACCGCGCGGGCCTTCTCGAGCGAGAACTCCATCATGCCGAAGGCGTTGCCGTCCATCCGCCAGGTCGCGACCGGATGACCGCCGAGGTCGACAACCGCGATCGCGTGGCTCTGTCCCTTGGCGCGCGCATGCGCGGCGCAGCCCTTGACGATCGCGTCGGCCTGTTCGGCGTTCAGCACCTGCGCGCTCGCCGGTGTCGCCGCGAGCAGAATCGCGGCCGCAAACAGTCTCATCCTCGCCTCCCGGCAAAAGTCAGTGCTGGAGCTTCAATCCCGGGCGCTTCCACCGCGTCTTCACCAGCCGGCCCGAACCCGACAGGGTGAGGTAGGCGTCCTGCATATCGGCTCCACCAAAGGCGATGTTGGTGGTGAAGATGTCGTCGGTCTCGACAAATTCGACGAGCGCGCCATCGGGGGCGACGACCGAAATCCCGCATTCGCCGATCGTCGCGACGCAGATATTGCCGTTCGCCTCCATCGCGAGGCTGTCGAAGAATTTATAGCCTGCGGGGCGATAGAGCGGAATGCCGGGGCCGCCGGGACCGGCGGCGTCGTCGACCTTGCCGGGAGCGATGATGTTGAATTTCATCAGGCGGCAGGTGTAGGTTTCAGCCGCGTAGAGCGTGTTGCCGTCGGGCGAGAGGCCCACGCCGTTCGGATTGTTCGACGGGAAGATCACTTCCTCGATGAAGCTGCCGTCGGCCTTCGCATAGAAGATGCCGACGATGTCGTGGGCGCGCTTCGCATAATCGACCTTGCCATGATCGGTGAACCAGAAGCCGCCGTGCGTGTCGAACATGATGTCGTTCGGACCGCGCAGGGTCACGCCATGATCGCCGGTCTTGTAGAGGACTTCGACCGCGCCGGTATCGATGTCGATGCGTTCGATCCGCCCGCCCGAATAGTCGCTCGCGATTCCGTGCGGCGCCAGATAGCCGTTTGCCTCGACATAGTTGAACCCGCCGTTGTTGCAGCAATAGAGCTTGCCGTCGGGACCGATCGCGAGGCCGTTGGGCCCGCCGCCGGGGGTCGCGACGACCTCCTTGCGGCCGCCGGGCCAGCAGCGCGTGATGCGTCCCTGCTCGATCTCGACGACAATGACGCTGCCGTCGTCCATCACGACCGGCGCCTCGGGGAAGCGCAATCCGTCGGCGATCAGTTCAAACTCGGCCATACCCTCTCCCTTGCTCTTGTCCGTTTGCTGTGCTTTGCGGCCATCATGCCCGTTCGCACGCTCTTCGCCACCAATTTTTACGAGGCCGACATCGGCACGCCCGACCTGCTCGAAGAGCTGGAGGAAAGCTGCCGCCTGTTCGCCGAAGAGGATGGCGCGGGGAGGGCGTGGAGCCGCGAGCATGGCTACAAGGGCTATACGAGCTACGCGAGCCTCGGCGACCTCCCCGAGCGCGATCCGGCGTTTTACGACCTCAAGAAGCTGCTCGACAAGGAAGTGAAGGCTTTCGCCAAAGCGTGCCATTTCGACCTCGCGAAGCCGCTGAAGCTCGACAGCCTGTGGGTCAATGTCCTGAAACCCGGCGGCACCCACAGCGGCCATATCCACCCGCACAGCATCGTGTCGGGTACTTTCTATGTCGCCGTCCCGCCGGGATCGGGCGCGCTGAAGCTGGAGGACCCGCGCCTCGCGATGCTGATGGCGGCGCCCGGTCGCACCGACGACGCGCCCGAACATCAGCGACCCTTCATCTATGCCGAACCCGCCGCGGGCCGCGTCTTCCTGTGGGAAAGCTGGCTTCGGCATGAAGTGATGCCCAACGCCGGCAAGAAGGATCGCATCAGCATCAGCTTTAACTATCGCTGACGCACCCTATATCGCCGCCATCCCCCATTCCCGATCAAGGATTTCCCATGACCGCGACCTACGACGCCGACCTCCAGCTCTTCATCAACGGTGCCTGGCGGAGCGGCGAGGGGCGTGACGAGCGGCCGGTCTATAACCCCGCGACTGCCGGCGCGATTGCCGAGCTTCCGGTCGCGACCGCGGCCGACCTCGACGAAGCGCTTGCTGCCGCCGAGCGCGGCTGGCCCGTCTGGCGCGCCAAGACCCCCGACGAGCGCGCCGCGCTGATGCACAAGGCCGCGGGGATCATCCGCGAGCGCGTCGACCATATCGCGACGCTGTTGACGCTCGAACAGGGCAAGCCGATCGGCGAGGCGCGCGGCGAGGTGCTTTCGGCCGCCGGGCTGTTCGACTATTTCGCCGAGCAGGGCAAACGCATCGAAGGCCGCGTCCTTCAGCGTCCGCTCGGCCAGCGCGCGATGGTCACCAAACATCCGGTCGGCCCCGTCGCGGGTTTCAGCCCGTGGAACTTCCCGGTCAACCTGATGGTCAAGAAGATCGCCCCCGCGCTCGCCGCGGGCTGCGTCGTGATCGCCAAGGCGCCCGAGGAGACGCCGGGCTGCACCAGCGCGATCATGCGCTGCATCGCCGACGCCGGCATTCCCGGCGACGTCGTCCAGCTCGTCTATGGCGATCCCGACCAGATCAGCCGCCATCTGCTCGCCAGCCCGGTGATCCGCAAGGTCAGCTTCACCGGCTCGACCGCGGTCGGCAAGCATCTGATGAAGCTCGCCGCCGATGGCGTGAAGCGGATCACGATGGAACTCGGCGGCCACGCCCCGGTGCTCGTCTTCGACGATTGCGACCTTGAGGCGACGCTCGACAAGGTCGTGTGGCAAAAGTTCCGCAACGCGGGGCAGGTCTGCATCTCGCCGACGCGTTTCTACGTCCAGCAGGGCATCTACGATGCCTTCGTGAAGGGCTTCGCCGAACGCACGCAGAAGGTGAAGATCGGTAGCGGCCTCGACGCCGACACCCAGATGGGCCCGCTGGCCAACGCGCGCCGCGTGCCTGCTTTGGAAGCGCTCGTCGCCGACGCCAAGGCGAAGGGCGCACGCGTGATCGCGGGCGGCGAAGCGACGGGCAACGGCTATTTCTTCCAGCCGACCGCGATCGCCGACGTGCCGGTCGAGGCCGATGCGATGAACCACGAACCCTTCGGCCCGATGGCGCTGATCCGCCCCTTCGGCACCGAGGAGGAAGCGCTCGAACAGGCGAACCGCTTGCCCTATGGCCTCGCCGCCTTTGCGTTCACCGAGAACGGCCGCCGCATCAACCGCATCGTCGACGGCATCGAAAGCGGCATGGTCGGGGTGAACAGCTTCGTGATATCGTCGCTCGACGCGCCCTTCGGCGGGATCAAGGAATCGGGCTTCGGCAGCGAGAGCGGCCCTGAGGGCCTCGACGGCTATCTCGTCACCAAAGCGGTGCACATCTACTGATCTAGTCGCGCTCCAGCGCGACGAAATCGCGTCCCAGCGGCGCCAGATGCGCGCCGCCGTCGACGAAGATCGTCTGCCCCGTGACCGCTTCGGCGCGCGCCAGATAGACGACCGCGTCGGCGATCTGCGCCGGCGTGGGCAGCGCGCCGAGCGGCATACGCTGCGCCAGCCGCTCGACCTGCGCTGCCGAATAATCGTCGGTCGCCATTGTCAGCCCCGGCGCGACCGCATTGACCCGCGCGCGGCCGCCGAACGCGACCGCCAGCGTCTGCGTCGCCTGCCACAGCGCCGATTTCGACAGGCTGTAGGCGATCTGGTCGGGAACCGGATGGACGACCCGCTGGTCGATAATATTGACGGTCGCGGGCCGCTTGTCCTCGCTCGCCGAGACCAAAGCCTTTGCGAGCATCACCGGCGCATGATGGTTGATCTGCATCATCTCTGCGAGCGCCGATGCCGACAGATCGGCCCACTCACCCTCGGCGAAGAGCGCGGCATTGTTGACGAGCAGGTCGGGCGCGCGCCCGAATTTCTCGATCACCGCGGGGATCAGCGTATCGACTGCGACCGGATCGGCAAGGTCCGCGGCAAAACGATGGCTGACCGCTCCCGTCTCTGCCAGTGCCTCGGCGAGCACCGCGTCGGCGTCGCCGCCACTGTGGTGGTGCAGCGCCAGCGCATAGCCCTCGCGCGCCAGCCGCGCCGAAATCGCGGCGCCGACGCGGTGGAGCCCACCCGTCACCAGCGCCAGCTTCTGCGTCACTTGCGGCTCCGGCGCATCGTGATGCCGATCTGCTCGCCTTCCTCGGCGATCGCGAGCTTGACGATCTTCACTTCGACGACCTCGATCTTCTCGTCCTGCAGGAACAGCGTGTCGATGATATGGTCGGCGACGCTTTCGATCAGCACGAAATGGACGTCCTTCGGAATGCCCTCGGTCGCGGCGAATTTCAGGTGCATGTAATTTTTCGAGCGGCTGAGCGGCGTCACCGGATCATAATGATCGGCCATCGCCAGCTTCGCGCGCACCGAGATGCGCAGCGGCTGCGGCAGGTGCGTTTCCTCGGAATAGATGCCGGTCAGCACATCGACGGTCAGCCCATCCACCTCCAGCCACAATGTATCGGTCACAAGAAATTCCTGTTCGGCGGGACCGACATTCGGCTTTGCATCGCCGCGCTGCGCCCCTAAAGCGCCGCCGCATTAGCGAAAGGGTGCGCGTTGGTCGAGTTACTTCCATTGTCCGATATCGAGCCGCAGGCGGTCGAGCATCTGCTCGACGAAGCTTTCGGATCGGATCGCTTTGGACGAACCGCCTACCGTATCCGTCTCGGCATGGATGCGGTTCCGGCGCTCAGCTTCGCGGCGCTCGAGGATGGCGCGCTGATCGGCACGATCCAGTGCTGGCCCGTCGCGCATCATGCCGCGGACGGCACCGCGACGCCGCTCGTCATGGTCGGCCCCGTTGCGGTGCGCCCCGACGTCCAGCGTGGCGGCCATGGCCGCACGCTGATGGCGCATATGCTCGAAGCGGCGGCAACCGAAGCCGACAGTGCGCTGATGATGATCGGAGACCCCGAATATTACGGCCGCTTCTTCGGCTTCACCGCCGATACGACCGGCGCATGGGACCTGCCAGGCCCCTTTGAGAAGCGCCGCCTGCTCGCGCGGGCGGTGAACGGGCACGGGCTGCCGACCGGCGCCGGGATGATCGGGCCGCGCTGAGCCGGCTTGGGGTTGCACCCTTCGCCCGTCCGCCTATGTCGGACCGATGGTCAGCCCCGCGCCTTCGCTCCCCAAGGACTTCGCCCAGCTTTCGCTGACCGAGGCGGCCGAGCTGCTCGCGGCGCGCAAGCTGCCCCCGGTGGAAAGCTGGCACCCCGAGCGCGAGGGCGACAGCGCGATGGAAATCCGCACCGATGGCAGCTGGTATCATGAGGGTGGCCGCATCAACCGCCCCGCGATGGTCAAGCTCTTCTCGACGATCCTCCGCCGCGAACCCGACGGCAGCCACGTCCTCGTCACCCCGGCCGAAAAGCTGGTCATCGCAGTCGAGGACACGCCCTTCCGTGCC
Coding sequences within:
- a CDS encoding glutathione S-transferase family protein, which gives rise to MSSPEPINKDQAMLIVGSPVSPYVRKILALLHLKGLDYELDPITPFYGNDEFSKLSPLRRIPVLIDGDLVVNDSTVIAEYLDEAYPDVPALPKGARERAQARWIEEYADSRLGDLCVWGLFFPKVVAPHVFKRPPDETAIAKVTDTDLPVALDWLEERAPTVGFLFGDTVSVADLAVACPLRNAAIAGWTPDPARWPKSAAWLGRIAAQPCYARTIGFEPAILATRAEGRRAALEAVGVKVAEQSFGTDAPRASIMLR
- a CDS encoding DUF2855 family protein, which gives rise to MNWAIDIDRDDVTQAGLVDDPSAPLAPGQVRVRLDSYAMTANNITYAVFGKPAGLFGNDQGYWDFFAERGEPGRLPVWGFATVTESAADGIAPGDRFYGYYPMASDAVLTSGGAGPGGFTDVTPRRTTLPPIYNNYQRIEALHDYRAADHDYWPVFRPLFLTGWLIADQFEDEGDYGAEQILIASASSKTGIGLGFSIAQRQGHRPQTIGLTSKANVADLDAQHIYDRVIAYDDIMTLNAATPSALVDMAGNGAVTRAVHSHFGNKLQVSIIVGKSHWDSDAGEAALPGPERQGFFAPGRSQKRIADWGGPAFGQKIAEAWLGFMDVAPRLARIDKRSGGEAALAAYREMLEGRADPKAGIVVEP
- a CDS encoding DUF488 family protein, which gives rise to MAKSLTIAVKRIHDAAEASDGARFLVDRLWPRGVSKEKAALAAWLKPLSPSEALRKRYHGETVDSEEAWDAFRLDYFAELDAGGEEVKAALFVLDAAKQAGPVTLLYAAKSPERNNALALREWLARR
- a CDS encoding VIT family protein, producing the protein MHEETHAVTRIGWLRAAILGANDGIVSTASLIAGVAAAGTSQSSILVTGTAGLVAGAMSMAAGEYVSVSSQLDAEKSDVELEKRHLAADPEFELEELTQIYEQRGLDRALAEQVAAQLTAHDALDTHLRDELGMTDATAARPIQAAAASAASFTVGAALPLATVFLDRGTSLPWTVSAASLIFLALLGALGAWAGNAPMLRPVVRVTFWGAMAMAATIAIGSLFGAVA
- a CDS encoding heme-binding protein, whose protein sequence is MRLFAAAILLAATPASAQVLNAEQADAIVKGCAAHARAKGQSHAIAVVDLGGHPVATWRMDGNAFGMMEFSLEKARAVAAWGFPTSGMEAAAKGTPGFADAPHVVTVPGGVPVFSADGRTRLGGVGASGEAPADDAACAAAGIAAAGLKSERAR
- a CDS encoding SMP-30/gluconolactonase/LRE family protein, with the protein product MAEFELIADGLRFPEAPVVMDDGSVIVVEIEQGRITRCWPGGRKEVVATPGGGPNGLAIGPDGKLYCCNNGGFNYVEANGYLAPHGIASDYSGGRIERIDIDTGAVEVLYKTGDHGVTLRGPNDIMFDTHGGFWFTDHGKVDYAKRAHDIVGIFYAKADGSFIEEVIFPSNNPNGVGLSPDGNTLYAAETYTCRLMKFNIIAPGKVDDAAGPGGPGIPLYRPAGYKFFDSLAMEANGNICVATIGECGISVVAPDGALVEFVETDDIFTTNIAFGGADMQDAYLTLSGSGRLVKTRWKRPGLKLQH
- a CDS encoding TIGR02466 family protein, producing MPVRTLFATNFYEADIGTPDLLEELEESCRLFAEEDGAGRAWSREHGYKGYTSYASLGDLPERDPAFYDLKKLLDKEVKAFAKACHFDLAKPLKLDSLWVNVLKPGGTHSGHIHPHSIVSGTFYVAVPPGSGALKLEDPRLAMLMAAPGRTDDAPEHQRPFIYAEPAAGRVFLWESWLRHEVMPNAGKKDRISISFNYR
- a CDS encoding NAD-dependent succinate-semialdehyde dehydrogenase, translating into MTATYDADLQLFINGAWRSGEGRDERPVYNPATAGAIAELPVATAADLDEALAAAERGWPVWRAKTPDERAALMHKAAGIIRERVDHIATLLTLEQGKPIGEARGEVLSAAGLFDYFAEQGKRIEGRVLQRPLGQRAMVTKHPVGPVAGFSPWNFPVNLMVKKIAPALAAGCVVIAKAPEETPGCTSAIMRCIADAGIPGDVVQLVYGDPDQISRHLLASPVIRKVSFTGSTAVGKHLMKLAADGVKRITMELGGHAPVLVFDDCDLEATLDKVVWQKFRNAGQVCISPTRFYVQQGIYDAFVKGFAERTQKVKIGSGLDADTQMGPLANARRVPALEALVADAKAKGARVIAGGEATGNGYFFQPTAIADVPVEADAMNHEPFGPMALIRPFGTEEEALEQANRLPYGLAAFAFTENGRRINRIVDGIESGMVGVNSFVISSLDAPFGGIKESGFGSESGPEGLDGYLVTKAVHIY
- a CDS encoding SDR family oxidoreductase translates to MTQKLALVTGGLHRVGAAISARLAREGYALALHHHSGGDADAVLAEALAETGAVSHRFAADLADPVAVDTLIPAVIEKFGRAPDLLVNNAALFAEGEWADLSASALAEMMQINHHAPVMLAKALVSASEDKRPATVNIIDQRVVHPVPDQIAYSLSKSALWQATQTLAVAFGGRARVNAVAPGLTMATDDYSAAQVERLAQRMPLGALPTPAQIADAVVYLARAEAVTGQTIFVDGGAHLAPLGRDFVALERD
- a CDS encoding dihydroneopterin aldolase, yielding MTDTLWLEVDGLTVDVLTGIYSEETHLPQPLRISVRAKLAMADHYDPVTPLSRSKNYMHLKFAATEGIPKDVHFVLIESVADHIIDTLFLQDEKIEVVEVKIVKLAIAEEGEQIGITMRRSRK
- a CDS encoding N-acetyltransferase, which produces MVELLPLSDIEPQAVEHLLDEAFGSDRFGRTAYRIRLGMDAVPALSFAALEDGALIGTIQCWPVAHHAADGTATPLVMVGPVAVRPDVQRGGHGRTLMAHMLEAAATEADSALMMIGDPEYYGRFFGFTADTTGAWDLPGPFEKRRLLARAVNGHGLPTGAGMIGPR
- a CDS encoding DUF1285 domain-containing protein, whose translation is MVSPAPSLPKDFAQLSLTEAAELLAARKLPPVESWHPEREGDSAMEIRTDGSWYHEGGRINRPAMVKLFSTILRREPDGSHVLVTPAEKLVIAVEDTPFRAVEMKSEGEGEARKLVFRLDTDDLVMAGPDHPLSFGGDADNPDPRLHVRGAIGNGLEARVDRALYYEIVEMALADNAEPPAIWSDGARFPLVDA